A region from the Antennarius striatus isolate MH-2024 chromosome 24, ASM4005453v1, whole genome shotgun sequence genome encodes:
- the LOC137591547 gene encoding F-box only protein 3-like isoform X2: MASPTELRMDQLPSDPLLHILSYLSFKDLVHCSSVNRRLNELSKHNPLWKSLCSKHWLLTEADRQKNGVSWYYLFQQYYMDLGRYIQYYPELKTAWEQLKSFLQEKCPRMIMLIRDGATEVELNNIEARFSCRLPDDYRCSFRIHNGQKLVTPGLMGSMSLSYHYRSEVLLDVETAARGFQQSKGLKYCLPLTFCLHTGLSQCMALESAEGRRMFECFYLCADQMTLDPSAINMFITGCCFSEWFTTYVNNVVTGEYPIIRDQIFKYVHDKSCVATTGDITVSVSTSFMPELSSVHPPHFFFTYRIRIEMSSSASPEAACQLDSHYWKISTPEGNVEEVQGAGVVGEFPVMTPGKVHEYSSCTTFSTPSECMEGHYTFHTLANEEEVFNVAIPRFYMICPPYRKPMVRTKMLASSTSRFDDHEDDGDGDDSKRINMAALEGVWCPPHI, from the exons ATGGCATCTCCCACGGAGTTACGGATGGATCAGCTGCCTTCAGACCCGTTGCTTCACATTTTATCCTACCTGAGCTTCAAGGACCTGGTCCA TTGTAGTTCTGTCAACAGGAGGTTGAATGAGTTATCCAAACACAACCCACTGTGGAAAAGCCTCTGCTCCAAACACTGGCTGCTGACGGA GGCGGACAGACAGAAGAATGGTGTTTCCTGGTACTACCTGTTCCAACAGTACTACATGGACCTGGGCCGCTACATTCAGTACTACCCGGAGCTGAAGACAGCCTGGGAGCAGCTGAAGAGCTTCCTGCAGGAGAAGTGTCCACGCATGATCATGTTGATCAGAG ACGGTGCCACAGAGGTGGAGCTTAACAACATTGAGGCTCGGTTCAGCTGCAGACTTCCAGATGACTACCGCTGCTCCTTCCGCATCCACAACGGGCAGAAGTTAGTGACCCCAGG GCTGATGGGCAGCATGTCCCTGTCATACCACTATCGGTCAGAGGTGCTGCTGGACGTGGAGACGGCGGCCAGGGGCTTCCAGCAGAGCAAGGGGTTGAAATACTGCCTGCCGCTCACTTTCTGCCTCCACACCGGGCTCAGCCAGTGCATGGCTCTGGAGTCGGCAGAGGGACGCAGGATGTTCGAGTGCTTCTACCTCTGTGCC GATCAGATGACTCTGGATCCCTCAGCCATTAACATGTTCATCACAG GCTGCTGTTTCTCAGAGTGGTTCACGACCTACGTCAACAACGTGGTCACAGGAGAATATCCCATCATCAGAGACCAGATCTTCAA GTATGTTCACGACAAGAGCTGCGTGGCGACCACCGGTGACATCACAGTCTCCGTTTCTACCTCCTTCATGCCAGAGCTTTCCTCCGTCCATCCACCACATTTCTTCTTCACCTACCGCATCAG AATAGAGATGTCGAGCAGCGCGTCGCCCGAAGCCGCCTGTCAGCTCGACAGCCACTACTGGAAAATCTCTACCCCCGAAGGCAACGTGGAGGAAGTTCAGGGGGCCGGCGTGGTCG GAGAGTTTCCTGTTATGACACCTGGAAAGGTCCACGAGTACTCCAGCTGCACCACCTTCTCCACCCCCTCAGAGTGCATGGAGGGACACTACACCTTCCACACGCTAG ccaatgaggaggaggTTTTCAACGTGGCCATCCCTCGTTTCTACATGATCTGCCCCCCCTACAGAAAGCCCATGGTTCGAACG AAGATGTTGGCCAGCTCAACCTCTCGCTTCGACGACCACGAGGACGACGGAGACGGAGACGACTCGAAAAGAATTAACATGGCTGCCTTGGAGGGAGTGTGGTGCCCTCCACacatctga
- the LOC137591547 gene encoding F-box only protein 3-like isoform X1, with product MASPTELRMDQLPSDPLLHILSYLSFKDLVHCSSVNRRLNELSKHNPLWKSLCSKHWLLTEADRQKNGVSWYYLFQQYYMDLGRYIQYYPELKTAWEQLKSFLQEKCPRMIMLIRDGATEVELNNIEARFSCRLPDDYRCSFRIHNGQKLVTPGLMGSMSLSYHYRSEVLLDVETAARGFQQSKGLKYCLPLTFCLHTGLSQCMALESAEGRRMFECFYLCADQMTLDPSAINMFITGCCFSEWFTTYVNNVVTGEYPIIRDQIFKYVHDKSCVATTGDITVSVSTSFMPELSSVHPPHFFFTYRIRIEMSSSASPEAACQLDSHYWKISTPEGNVEEVQGAGVVGEFPVMTPGKVHEYSSCTTFSTPSECMEGHYTFHTLANEEEVFNVAIPRFYMICPPYRKPMVRTQKMLASSTSRFDDHEDDGDGDDSKRINMAALEGVWCPPHI from the exons ATGGCATCTCCCACGGAGTTACGGATGGATCAGCTGCCTTCAGACCCGTTGCTTCACATTTTATCCTACCTGAGCTTCAAGGACCTGGTCCA TTGTAGTTCTGTCAACAGGAGGTTGAATGAGTTATCCAAACACAACCCACTGTGGAAAAGCCTCTGCTCCAAACACTGGCTGCTGACGGA GGCGGACAGACAGAAGAATGGTGTTTCCTGGTACTACCTGTTCCAACAGTACTACATGGACCTGGGCCGCTACATTCAGTACTACCCGGAGCTGAAGACAGCCTGGGAGCAGCTGAAGAGCTTCCTGCAGGAGAAGTGTCCACGCATGATCATGTTGATCAGAG ACGGTGCCACAGAGGTGGAGCTTAACAACATTGAGGCTCGGTTCAGCTGCAGACTTCCAGATGACTACCGCTGCTCCTTCCGCATCCACAACGGGCAGAAGTTAGTGACCCCAGG GCTGATGGGCAGCATGTCCCTGTCATACCACTATCGGTCAGAGGTGCTGCTGGACGTGGAGACGGCGGCCAGGGGCTTCCAGCAGAGCAAGGGGTTGAAATACTGCCTGCCGCTCACTTTCTGCCTCCACACCGGGCTCAGCCAGTGCATGGCTCTGGAGTCGGCAGAGGGACGCAGGATGTTCGAGTGCTTCTACCTCTGTGCC GATCAGATGACTCTGGATCCCTCAGCCATTAACATGTTCATCACAG GCTGCTGTTTCTCAGAGTGGTTCACGACCTACGTCAACAACGTGGTCACAGGAGAATATCCCATCATCAGAGACCAGATCTTCAA GTATGTTCACGACAAGAGCTGCGTGGCGACCACCGGTGACATCACAGTCTCCGTTTCTACCTCCTTCATGCCAGAGCTTTCCTCCGTCCATCCACCACATTTCTTCTTCACCTACCGCATCAG AATAGAGATGTCGAGCAGCGCGTCGCCCGAAGCCGCCTGTCAGCTCGACAGCCACTACTGGAAAATCTCTACCCCCGAAGGCAACGTGGAGGAAGTTCAGGGGGCCGGCGTGGTCG GAGAGTTTCCTGTTATGACACCTGGAAAGGTCCACGAGTACTCCAGCTGCACCACCTTCTCCACCCCCTCAGAGTGCATGGAGGGACACTACACCTTCCACACGCTAG ccaatgaggaggaggTTTTCAACGTGGCCATCCCTCGTTTCTACATGATCTGCCCCCCCTACAGAAAGCCCATGGTTCGAACG CAGAAGATGTTGGCCAGCTCAACCTCTCGCTTCGACGACCACGAGGACGACGGAGACGGAGACGACTCGAAAAGAATTAACATGGCTGCCTTGGAGGGAGTGTGGTGCCCTCCACacatctga
- the LOC137591547 gene encoding F-box only protein 3-like isoform X3: MASPTELRMDQLPSDPLLHILSYLSFKDLVHCSSVNRRLNELSKHNPLWKSLCSKHWLLTEADRQKNGVSWYYLFQQYYMDLGRYIQYYPELKTAWEQLKSFLQEKCPRMIMLIRDGATEVELNNIEARFSCRLPDDYRCSFRIHNGQKLVTPGLMGSMSLSYHYRSEVLLDVETAARGFQQSKGLKYCLPLTFCLHTGLSQCMALESAEGRRMFECFYLCADQMTLDPSAINMFITGCCFSEWFTTYVNNVVTGEYPIIRDQIFKYVHDKSCVATTGDITVSVSTSFMPELSSVHPPHFFFTYRIRIEMSSSASPEAACQLDSHYWKISTPEGNVEEVQGAGVVGEFPVMTPGKVHEYSSCTTFSTPSECMEGHYTFHTLANEEEVFNVAIPRFYMICPPYRKPMVRTVNLVNVSLTHTHTHTHTTAVKI, from the exons ATGGCATCTCCCACGGAGTTACGGATGGATCAGCTGCCTTCAGACCCGTTGCTTCACATTTTATCCTACCTGAGCTTCAAGGACCTGGTCCA TTGTAGTTCTGTCAACAGGAGGTTGAATGAGTTATCCAAACACAACCCACTGTGGAAAAGCCTCTGCTCCAAACACTGGCTGCTGACGGA GGCGGACAGACAGAAGAATGGTGTTTCCTGGTACTACCTGTTCCAACAGTACTACATGGACCTGGGCCGCTACATTCAGTACTACCCGGAGCTGAAGACAGCCTGGGAGCAGCTGAAGAGCTTCCTGCAGGAGAAGTGTCCACGCATGATCATGTTGATCAGAG ACGGTGCCACAGAGGTGGAGCTTAACAACATTGAGGCTCGGTTCAGCTGCAGACTTCCAGATGACTACCGCTGCTCCTTCCGCATCCACAACGGGCAGAAGTTAGTGACCCCAGG GCTGATGGGCAGCATGTCCCTGTCATACCACTATCGGTCAGAGGTGCTGCTGGACGTGGAGACGGCGGCCAGGGGCTTCCAGCAGAGCAAGGGGTTGAAATACTGCCTGCCGCTCACTTTCTGCCTCCACACCGGGCTCAGCCAGTGCATGGCTCTGGAGTCGGCAGAGGGACGCAGGATGTTCGAGTGCTTCTACCTCTGTGCC GATCAGATGACTCTGGATCCCTCAGCCATTAACATGTTCATCACAG GCTGCTGTTTCTCAGAGTGGTTCACGACCTACGTCAACAACGTGGTCACAGGAGAATATCCCATCATCAGAGACCAGATCTTCAA GTATGTTCACGACAAGAGCTGCGTGGCGACCACCGGTGACATCACAGTCTCCGTTTCTACCTCCTTCATGCCAGAGCTTTCCTCCGTCCATCCACCACATTTCTTCTTCACCTACCGCATCAG AATAGAGATGTCGAGCAGCGCGTCGCCCGAAGCCGCCTGTCAGCTCGACAGCCACTACTGGAAAATCTCTACCCCCGAAGGCAACGTGGAGGAAGTTCAGGGGGCCGGCGTGGTCG GAGAGTTTCCTGTTATGACACCTGGAAAGGTCCACGAGTACTCCAGCTGCACCACCTTCTCCACCCCCTCAGAGTGCATGGAGGGACACTACACCTTCCACACGCTAG ccaatgaggaggaggTTTTCAACGTGGCCATCCCTCGTTTCTACATGATCTGCCCCCCCTACAGAAAGCCCATGGTTCGAACGGTAAACTTAGTTAAcgtctcactcacacacacacacacacatacacacacgacAGCTGTAAAGATTTGA